In one Winogradskyella sp. MH6 genomic region, the following are encoded:
- a CDS encoding HupE/UreJ family protein, whose translation MLENFWFNVQYGINHVLDLNGYDHVLFLMVLAVPYIFKDWKRVLLLVSMFTLGHTLSLVLAAYGVVSVDGGLVEFLIPITILIAAVYNVFTAGKKDKGKKIGLLFFATLFFGLIHGLGFAREFKMFAGQSENKVELLLEFALGIEIAQVIIVFVVLFLGFLFQTLFRFSRRDWIMVLSAIVIGLVFEMLIRNDYLW comes from the coding sequence ATGTTAGAGAACTTTTGGTTTAATGTGCAATACGGCATTAATCACGTACTGGATTTAAATGGTTACGATCATGTCCTTTTTTTAATGGTACTAGCAGTACCTTATATCTTTAAAGATTGGAAACGTGTTTTACTTCTGGTTTCCATGTTTACTTTAGGACATACCTTGTCATTGGTTTTAGCTGCTTATGGTGTTGTTTCTGTAGATGGAGGACTGGTTGAGTTCTTAATACCTATAACCATATTAATTGCAGCGGTTTACAATGTCTTTACAGCAGGTAAAAAAGATAAAGGCAAAAAAATAGGCTTGCTCTTTTTTGCTACATTATTTTTTGGTCTAATACACGGTTTAGGCTTTGCCAGAGAGTTTAAAATGTTTGCTGGTCAATCTGAAAACAAAGTAGAGCTTCTTCTAGAATTCGCACTAGGAATTGAAATAGCACAGGTTATCATTGTTTTTGTGGTCTTGTTCCTTGGGTTTTTGTTTCAAACTCTATTTAGATTTTCGCGTCGCGATTGGATTATGGTACTTTCAGCAATTGTAATAGGATTAGTTTTTGAAATGCTAATTCGTAACGACTACTTGTGGTAA
- a CDS encoding ribose-phosphate pyrophosphokinase: MPNNITEAKIFTCSQSKDLAEEIAAAYGVELGNVITSTYSDGEFQPSYEESIRGTRIFIIGSTHPGPENLMEMLLMIDAAKRASARHITAVMPYFGWARQDRKDKPRVPIAAKLVAKMLEAAGATRIITMDLHADQIQGFFEKPVDHLFASTIFLPYLKSLNLDNLTIASPDMGGSKRAYAYSKALKSDVVICYKQRAKANVISHMELIGDVTGKNVVLVDDMVDTAGTLTKAADLMMERGAKSVRAICTHPILSGSAYERLENSKLEELIVTNSIPLKQESKKLRVLSCANLFAGVMYNVHHNKSISNKFVM, encoded by the coding sequence ATGCCTAATAATATCACAGAAGCCAAGATTTTCACTTGTTCACAAAGCAAAGATTTAGCAGAAGAAATTGCAGCTGCCTACGGAGTTGAATTAGGTAATGTTATTACTTCTACTTATAGTGATGGTGAATTTCAACCATCATACGAAGAATCTATTAGAGGTACACGTATTTTTATCATTGGCTCTACACATCCCGGACCAGAAAATTTAATGGAAATGTTATTGATGATTGATGCTGCCAAACGTGCTTCTGCAAGACATATTACAGCCGTGATGCCTTATTTTGGTTGGGCAAGACAAGATAGAAAGGATAAACCAAGGGTACCAATAGCTGCAAAATTAGTGGCTAAAATGCTGGAGGCTGCTGGTGCAACGCGTATTATTACCATGGATTTGCACGCAGACCAAATACAAGGATTCTTTGAAAAACCTGTAGACCATTTATTTGCATCTACAATCTTTTTACCATACTTAAAAAGTTTAAACCTAGACAATCTAACCATTGCTTCCCCAGACATGGGAGGTTCTAAACGTGCTTATGCATACTCTAAAGCTTTAAAAAGTGACGTAGTAATTTGTTATAAACAACGTGCTAAAGCCAATGTTATCTCACACATGGAGCTCATTGGTGATGTTACTGGTAAAAACGTAGTTTTAGTAGATGATATGGTTGATACAGCTGGTACGCTTACTAAAGCTGCAGATCTTATGATGGAACGTGGAGCTAAAAGTGTTAGAGCTATTTGTACACATCCTATTTTATCTGGTAGTGCATACGAGCGATTAGAAAATTCTAAACTTGAAGAATTAATTGTTACCAATTCTATTCCTCTAAAACAAGAAAGCAAAAAACTTAGAGTTTTAAGTTGCGCCAATTTGTTTGCTGGTGTAATGTATAATGTACATCACAACAAGTCAATTAGTAATAAGTTTGTGATGTAG
- a CDS encoding tetratricopeptide repeat protein, giving the protein MKLKTLTFSVVLLLSFGINAQTELECKTKLSIFHEPTKAKKYDAAYEPWLFVKKNCPDLNLAIYADGEKILKHKIENSKGEVQLSFVNAMLDLWILRNEHFKSDTPQGEFNAKACQLQYDFKDELSKTSLELFSCFDAAFNADKETFTHPKSLYTYFSLMVELFDAGKKSSAELFDNYDDVSEKIEVEIQNYSEKLNALVAKIDNGSRLTGSEENKKRAYESYLKNYTLIQNNMNVIVDKRATCKNLIPLYTKDFETHQNDSIWLKRSVSRMYHKDCTGDDLYETLVKQYDKVAPSADTKVYIATLLFKKGKDNEALEYLEKAGELETRPYNKANILFRIGAILKEKRQYSKARNYLSEALKLNPSNGKPHLLIALMYDDSAKDKNCGKDSFEQRAVFWLAAEEAQKASRVDPTLNDLAQKYVNSYLAKAPTKEDIFLSGLAGKTLKIGCWINRSIKVPTID; this is encoded by the coding sequence ATGAAACTAAAAACCCTCACTTTTTCTGTGGTTTTGCTATTGAGCTTTGGCATTAATGCTCAAACCGAATTAGAATGTAAGACCAAACTTTCCATTTTTCACGAACCTACTAAAGCCAAAAAATATGATGCTGCATACGAGCCATGGTTGTTTGTGAAAAAGAATTGTCCTGATTTAAATTTAGCCATATATGCTGATGGTGAGAAAATCCTTAAACACAAAATTGAAAACTCAAAAGGCGAGGTTCAATTGAGTTTTGTAAATGCTATGTTAGATTTATGGATTCTGAGAAATGAGCATTTTAAAAGTGATACTCCGCAAGGTGAATTTAATGCAAAAGCCTGTCAATTACAATACGATTTTAAAGATGAATTAAGTAAAACGTCCTTAGAACTATTTAGTTGTTTTGATGCTGCTTTTAATGCAGATAAAGAAACCTTTACACATCCCAAAAGTTTGTACACCTATTTTTCTTTGATGGTAGAGTTATTTGATGCTGGAAAAAAATCTTCAGCAGAGTTGTTTGATAACTATGATGATGTTAGTGAAAAAATAGAAGTAGAAATTCAGAATTATTCTGAAAAATTAAATGCCTTGGTAGCGAAAATTGATAATGGATCAAGGCTTACTGGTAGTGAAGAAAATAAGAAAAGAGCTTACGAAAGCTATCTTAAAAACTATACGCTTATTCAGAATAATATGAATGTTATCGTAGATAAAAGAGCTACCTGCAAGAATTTAATACCTCTTTACACCAAGGATTTTGAAACACATCAAAACGATTCTATTTGGTTAAAGCGTTCCGTGAGTAGAATGTACCATAAAGATTGTACAGGTGATGACCTATATGAAACGTTAGTTAAGCAATATGATAAAGTGGCGCCATCTGCGGATACTAAAGTATATATTGCTACACTCTTATTTAAAAAAGGAAAAGATAATGAAGCTCTTGAATATTTGGAAAAAGCAGGTGAGTTAGAAACAAGACCGTATAATAAAGCCAATATTTTATTTAGAATTGGTGCTATTCTTAAAGAAAAAAGACAGTACTCTAAAGCACGAAATTATTTATCAGAGGCACTAAAGTTAAATCCTTCAAACGGGAAACCACACCTATTAATAGCGCTTATGTATGATGATAGTGCTAAGGATAAAAATTGCGGTAAAGATAGTTTTGAACAAAGAGCGGTTTTTTGGCTAGCGGCAGAGGAAGCTCAAAAAGCTTCTAGAGTAGATCCAACCTTAAATGACCTTGCGCAAAAATATGTAAATAGTTACTTAGCTAAGGCGCCAACCAAAGAAGATATATTCCTTAGTGGTTTGGCTGGTAAAACGCTAAAAATAGGATGTTGGATTAATAGGTCTATAAAAGTGCCGACTATTGATTAA
- a CDS encoding deoxycytidylate deaminase, translating to MSNKKQLRYDKAYLRIAQEWGKLSHCKRKQVGALIVKDRMIISDGYNGTPTGFENYCEDDEGYTKWYVLHAEANAILKVASSTQSCKGATLYITLSPCKECSKLIHQAGIVRVVYSQSYKDDSGIEFLKKAGIELELIEELN from the coding sequence ATGTCAAACAAAAAACAATTACGTTACGATAAAGCTTATTTGCGTATTGCTCAAGAATGGGGAAAACTTTCGCATTGCAAACGTAAGCAGGTTGGCGCACTTATTGTAAAAGACCGAATGATTATTTCAGACGGTTATAATGGCACACCAACAGGTTTTGAGAATTATTGCGAAGATGATGAAGGCTACACAAAATGGTATGTGCTTCACGCCGAGGCCAATGCTATTTTAAAGGTAGCTTCTTCTACACAATCATGCAAAGGAGCAACTTTGTATATTACATTATCGCCCTGTAAGGAGTGTAGCAAGTTAATACATCAAGCAGGTATTGTAAGAGTTGTCTATTCTCAGTCATATAAAGATGATTCTGGTATAGAATTTTTGAAAAAAGCTGGAATAGAGTTGGAGTTAATAGAAGAGTTAAACTAA
- the pth gene encoding aminoacyl-tRNA hydrolase produces MWKHLKKWFGFGNTINENEEDLMKKFLIVGLGNIGEKYHNTRHNIGFKILDYLAEKEEATFETVKLGDVTTIKVKGRTLILLKPSTYMNLSGKAIKYWLEKEKIPLNNLLVITDDLNLPFGTLRLKTKGSDGGHNGLKDTQDKLQTTKYNRFRFGISDAFSKGRQVDYVLGEWNEEENSKLEERLKISAELVKSFALAGVNNTMNQFNGK; encoded by the coding sequence ATGTGGAAACACTTAAAAAAGTGGTTTGGTTTTGGTAACACCATTAACGAAAATGAAGAAGACCTTATGAAAAAATTCTTAATTGTTGGACTGGGCAATATTGGTGAAAAATACCATAACACTAGGCACAATATTGGCTTTAAAATTTTAGATTATTTAGCTGAAAAAGAAGAAGCTACTTTTGAAACCGTAAAACTTGGAGATGTAACAACCATAAAAGTTAAAGGGAGGACATTAATTCTTCTTAAACCAAGCACTTATATGAACCTTAGTGGTAAAGCTATAAAGTATTGGTTAGAAAAAGAAAAAATACCACTAAACAACTTATTGGTTATTACTGACGATCTCAACTTACCTTTTGGCACACTTAGACTAAAAACAAAAGGCAGTGATGGAGGACACAATGGTTTAAAAGACACTCAAGACAAGCTGCAAACCACAAAGTACAATCGTTTTAGATTTGGAATTAGCGATGCCTTTAGCAAAGGAAGACAAGTTGATTATGTCCTTGGAGAATGGAATGAAGAAGAAAACTCTAAACTCGAAGAACGTCTAAAAATTTCGGCAGAATTAGTTAAGTCCTTCGCTCTAGCTGGAGTTAACAACACCATGAATCAATTTAATGGGAAATAG
- a CDS encoding 50S ribosomal protein L25/general stress protein Ctc encodes MKSITINGSQRESVGKSSTKALRNAGQVPCVLYGAEAKPVHFFAPELAFSKLVYTANAHTVVITLDNGDSFNAVMQDIQFHPVTDKILHIDFYEIYEDREITMEIPVKTVGTSRGVLNGGNLRVPYRKLRVKAIPSKLPDFIEVDITPLKIGTKLYIKELTNEDYKFMHPDNIVVCQVRRSRLSVAGADDDEDETEEGETAEGAAETPAAEAQE; translated from the coding sequence ATGAAATCAATTACAATTAATGGATCTCAAAGAGAAAGCGTAGGCAAATCGTCAACAAAAGCCTTACGTAATGCTGGTCAGGTTCCTTGCGTATTATACGGAGCGGAAGCTAAGCCAGTGCATTTCTTTGCACCAGAGTTGGCATTCTCAAAACTTGTATATACCGCAAATGCGCATACAGTTGTGATTACCTTAGATAATGGTGACAGTTTTAACGCTGTAATGCAAGACATTCAGTTTCACCCAGTAACCGACAAAATTCTTCACATAGATTTTTATGAAATCTATGAAGATAGAGAAATCACTATGGAAATTCCTGTTAAAACCGTTGGAACTTCTAGAGGTGTTCTTAATGGTGGTAACTTAAGAGTACCTTACCGTAAGTTAAGAGTTAAAGCTATACCTTCAAAGCTTCCTGATTTTATCGAGGTAGATATTACTCCATTAAAAATCGGAACTAAGCTTTACATAAAAGAGCTGACTAACGAAGATTATAAATTTATGCACCCAGACAACATCGTTGTTTGCCAAGTAAGACGTAGTAGATTGTCTGTTGCAGGTGCTGACGATGATGAAGATGAAACTGAAGAAGGAGAAACTGCAGAAGGTGCAGCTGAAACTCCAGCAGCAGAAGCTCAAGAATAG
- a CDS encoding bifunctional riboflavin kinase/FAD synthetase — translation MKSEKILTIGTFDGVHIGHQKILKRVVALAQEEDLVPTVLTLFPHPRMVLQKDNSIKLLNTIDERIQLLKNLGIEEVIVKEFTKEFANLSAKDYVEHILVDELNTKQIVIGYDHHFGKNRSANIDDLKVFAEAFNFKVEEITAQEIEDVTVSSTKIRNALNNGHIEVANSYLGYNYFISGDVVKGKGIGRTLDYPTANIDIKESYKLIPRDGVYVVKSEIEGLTIYGMMNIGTNPTVDGKTRSIEVHFFDFDKDIYGETLRIEFLHWLRSEQKFKNLEALKKQLSKDMTDALEHIKLLNA, via the coding sequence TTGAAGTCTGAAAAAATCTTAACTATAGGTACGTTTGACGGAGTCCATATTGGGCATCAAAAAATACTAAAACGCGTTGTTGCTCTTGCTCAAGAAGAGGATCTTGTTCCTACGGTATTAACATTGTTTCCGCATCCTCGTATGGTACTTCAAAAAGATAATAGCATAAAACTTCTCAACACCATTGATGAGCGTATTCAGCTTCTTAAGAATTTAGGAATTGAAGAGGTTATTGTGAAAGAATTTACAAAAGAATTCGCTAACCTTTCTGCCAAAGACTATGTAGAACACATTCTTGTAGATGAGCTTAATACCAAGCAAATTGTTATTGGCTACGATCATCATTTTGGTAAAAACCGAAGTGCCAATATTGATGACTTAAAAGTCTTTGCTGAAGCGTTTAACTTTAAAGTTGAAGAAATCACTGCTCAAGAAATTGAGGATGTTACTGTAAGCTCTACCAAAATTAGGAATGCTTTAAATAATGGACATATTGAAGTTGCTAATTCGTATTTAGGCTATAATTATTTCATTTCTGGTGATGTTGTAAAAGGAAAAGGTATAGGAAGAACTTTAGACTACCCTACAGCAAATATAGATATCAAAGAATCCTACAAATTAATACCTAGAGATGGTGTTTATGTTGTTAAATCTGAAATAGAAGGTTTAACAATTTATGGTATGATGAATATTGGCACTAACCCAACAGTAGATGGAAAAACGAGATCTATAGAAGTTCACTTCTTTGATTTTGATAAAGATATTTATGGAGAAACTTTAAGAATTGAGTTTTTACATTGGTTACGAAGCGAACAGAAATTCAAAAATCTTGAAGCTCTAAAAAAACAGCTCAGCAAAGATATGACAGATGCTTTAGAGCATATAAAATTACTCAATGCATAA
- a CDS encoding aspartyl protease family protein, with protein sequence MKVQFLIFAFFSLTQLVVGQKFQDTIPFRNDLGLVIIPVSFNGVEKQFALDTGAEYSVAYDWANNELKKTNKTLNVVSSSGLRSKMRFYKSGTINIGSRKITGHRILNTARNDIFSCHNIDGILGIDIIKELNWKIDFKQKLLVMYPSDYMPDDLDSMHELDFNFTDNHPYVYMQRKGNRFEFLLDTGAGKSSNISQKDYNLTNIDDFPQAEIYTGNYDVNGLFATTKPKVFQFPESSSKNVKISPVIYYNNQKSSKIGNNLWEGLSLFLSLKKNRLYVSSSQIKEAYDNYPCYVSFHKGAMRIMSIVKGSAIWNLGVRQGDEILRYNEQQFTDFCTLDQYQRQLTKSGEPFTIELKSGVKVTLSKSESLKNK encoded by the coding sequence TTGAAAGTACAATTTTTAATTTTTGCTTTTTTTTCACTCACTCAGCTTGTTGTTGGGCAAAAGTTTCAGGATACTATTCCCTTTCGAAACGATTTGGGTTTAGTCATAATTCCAGTTTCATTTAATGGTGTAGAAAAACAGTTTGCTTTAGACACTGGTGCTGAATATTCGGTAGCCTATGACTGGGCGAATAATGAATTAAAAAAGACCAACAAAACACTCAATGTAGTGTCTTCGAGTGGTCTGCGTAGTAAAATGAGATTTTATAAAAGTGGCACTATTAATATTGGTAGCAGAAAAATTACAGGACATCGCATTTTAAATACGGCAAGGAATGATATCTTTTCTTGTCATAATATTGATGGTATTCTTGGTATAGATATTATTAAAGAACTCAATTGGAAGATTGATTTTAAGCAGAAATTATTGGTCATGTATCCATCAGATTATATGCCAGACGATCTTGATTCAATGCATGAATTGGATTTTAATTTTACTGATAACCATCCCTATGTTTATATGCAGCGCAAAGGCAATCGCTTTGAATTTTTACTAGATACAGGTGCAGGTAAATCATCTAACATATCTCAAAAGGATTATAATTTGACCAACATTGATGATTTTCCACAAGCAGAAATTTACACTGGTAATTATGATGTTAATGGTTTGTTTGCTACCACTAAACCAAAGGTGTTTCAGTTTCCTGAAAGTTCATCTAAAAATGTAAAAATATCCCCTGTTATTTATTACAATAACCAAAAGTCTTCAAAAATTGGAAACAATCTATGGGAGGGTTTATCACTTTTTCTAAGCTTAAAAAAGAATCGACTCTATGTATCATCTTCTCAGATAAAAGAGGCATATGATAACTATCCTTGTTATGTTTCTTTTCATAAAGGTGCGATGAGAATTATGAGCATAGTAAAAGGAAGTGCAATTTGGAATTTGGGTGTTAGACAAGGGGATGAGATATTACGATATAACGAGCAGCAATTTACAGACTTTTGCACTTTAGATCAGTACCAACGTCAATTAACAAAGTCAGGAGAGCCATTCACCATAGAATTAAAAAGTGGTGTAAAAGTAACGCTTTCAAAAAGCGAGAGCTTAAAAAATAAGTAG